TGCACCTCCTTTCTGGCTGGGCAATGCCCTTTGTGGGGCTCTGCCATTCAGCCGCTTCCCTCCCGAGGTGCCCGGGCAGCACGAGGCAGCATTGGACCAACACAGAGCCTGGATAAGACCATCGGCCTCCGTCCGCGGTGCCTCGCTGGCAGCCCGAGCATGACCCGTGCCAGGGCAGCGTGGCTTTGCCTGCCCCGTCTCGCCGCCATCCGGTCTGTGCCGCGTCGGCTGGTACAAACAGATTGGCCAGATTACCCAGCGCTGGGATCCAGTTTcttcccagagctgctgagcaCGAGCGGGAAGTTTTCCATTGCCCAAAGTGGCTGTTTGTGCCCTGCAAACGGCGAGACGTCCCCAGGAGGCTATTTATTTAAGATTAAAGGCATAGCCTTGCCACGtccttgcagggctgggagcacgtGGGCTACCAAACAGCCCCAGACGGATCTGGCATCTCGCCACCCCTGCCAGCCCCATCTCAGCCCGGCACGGCCGGAGCTtggagagaggctgtggctgcaccCAAGGCCTTGGTCCTTTGGAGGGGACTTTGCACCCCACGAGCCAGAGCTCGGTGGctgtgcagcccccagcacccgctGAGAGCTCCTTGCCCTGGCACATGGATCAGGCTGGGTCTCGCCTTTTGGGAGCCCACCAGCCCACGGCTGAGCATCCCACGCTTTTGGCAAAACGACAGCGAGAGCAACTGTTGCACGGAGCTGTGACTCCCTCTGGTGCCTACCCTAAGGCTCCCGAACTCgcccttcagtctttcctcatccCACAGCCCCAGGGATGGAGGGTTTGGGGTGCCCTGGCTGACTTTGGGGCAGCCCcagtgtgggtgggtgggtgggtgcgtggggACCAGGGCTCAGCTCCCGCCttggcagcagctgtgagagCTGCTCGACCGCAGAGCCTGGGATGTGCCAAGCACCCTTGTGCCAGGGCCTGAATTTGGGGGGACAGAGCTGCTTTCGGGGGTGATGGAGACAGGGCTTTGCCTGCAGATGGAGCTCCTCACTCGGCTGTCGGGCTCAGGGAGAGGGTTGGGGTGAGGTGTTAAACCCTGTGAATTTCTCTTCCTTGAGGATCCTGTGGATCCGCCAGACCCTCCCAAAAAAGAGGATGGTGCTTAAACTCTCCCTGCTGGGGAAGAGATGGTGGTAATTAATCCCTCATTCAATTAATTACCCAAATATGCTTGGCTGAAAGAGGGAGGGGAAATCCCACCCAAACCCAGgtattaaaaaaggaaatctcTGCAGCCCTAGTGATGCCAGGGGAAGGCGGGGATGGCACTTTTGGGGTGTCTGGCTGCAGTGGCCTAGGGGAGCTGATGGTACCCCATTGCCGgcccctgcagcctgctccttcctcccctgggggaggaggaggaggaggaggagggtctgCAGTGCAGGTGGCCATATGGATGGAGGGCTGCCAAGGGgactctgcccccagccctggggtgcAAATGCTGCAAGTGTTTGTAAACAGCTCCTGCATTGGGGCTGGAAATGGCCCCTATGGGGGCTGCAGCAGGCTCTGCCCTATGGGCTGGGGGATCTGTGGGGGGGGATCAGTGGGGATCACTTGTGGCCGTTGGGTCCCGCCAGCCTGGCGTATGTGCCCTTGTGCCACGCTAAAATGGTCATTTTCCCCTTGTTTAGGAGCAGTGACATGGGAGGACCCTGCTGGGGGCCAGATTTGGCCTTCCCAAGTTCTAGCTGGGGCTGGGCTTGGTCCTGGGGGCAGAGGGACTGGAGGTCAGACAAGGGCAGTGGCGGGGACCTGATTCCCAGGGCTCCCtcggggctggcagctgcctgcggaGGCAGCGGGGTCTGCTTGCGAGACCCCCGTGCTGCCTGGGGAGAGGGATGGTCGCAGGGGTCAGCAGCCACTGGCAAGAACTCGCTGCTCTGGGGATTACACTGATCCCCTCCAGCCAACCTGCTGCGTGCCAAAGGATTTCTGAGTCTGTAACATGCTTTCCCCGCGAAATTGGAGGTGTTTGGGGCCATGGTGCAAAGGGGCAAGTCAGCATTTGCTTTTATCCCTAAAATTTTAGTGGGGTCAATGGGATTGCATGGCTTGGCCTACATGTGATGGAAAATCAGATGCAAATTGGggtttaaaagtttcttttgaaaatggagCTCTGCAAGGAAGCAGATTTAGGGCTACAACCCTGAATCTGCTGGCCCTCCTTACGGCTTTGCAGGCTCTCCTTatggctgctgctctcctgcgAGCATCGTGACTCCCACCTTTGCTGCAGCTTGAAGGAAGAGGCTCTTGTGGGTTTGACACTTTTCTCCAGAAGCCAAAAACTCAGCCTCTCCCACGTGGTTTTCAACCCactatttcttctcttctcccaggtgGTCTCTGGTGCCAGCGGCAGCCTGGGACTGAGCGATGCCACATGCCAGCCTCTGCCCATGCACACCAGCACGCTTGCCACTGGCTGCAGTGGGATCCTGATGGCTCATGTTGGGCTTGGATGTGAGGCTgatccccacctcctcctcctcctcttcttcctcctcggCCACCACCACATAACCAGTTCTGCCCCGTTCTGCATTTGTGCAGTGGCAGCTCCACCACCGCTCACCTTTGGCCCTGCCAAATGGCAGCTTGGCACCCTCGGAGCAGAGCTTTGTCACCGTGCTGCCACCATCCCTCGCAGCCACATCCGAGGTGTGATGAAGGTAACGAAGGCATCGTTCAGGAGCGGACCCAGAAGCCCTACCCAATGCACCCTTTGGGTCTGACACCCACCTGCCTGTGGCccggcagcacccatgggtgctctccTGGCCGCGGGCTTCCCTCACTAACAAGCAGGTGATGAAAGCCATGCTGTGTATCAGAATGAATCACTGACCTGGCTGGttgcagccagccctgcagctTGCTGGGCTTCGGATGCTGCTGTAATTCGTTAGTGTCCCAGCTCTGGAAAGATCTTTCATAATACAAGCTCTTACAGAAGAAATGAAACCTCAGCAGGTCCTTAATGCACCCTCGGCTCTGCCCCTTTTGCagcaggtgtgattttttttttttttttaaattaatctttattaattttttctagGGTATGATGACAGTCCCCTGGGGCTTGACACAACTTGGGTGCGAAGTTTGCTTCCCCGCGAGTTGCTGCAGTGATGTGCTGTTACTGGAGGCGCTGAGCCTGTCCCAGTTTGGGGCTGGGGTACCCCAGCAATGGGTACAGCAAACCAGCCTTGTCTATGGATTTGCTAGATGTCAGTGTTCATCAAGGTTTTGGTGGATCAGTTGAGCTGATCAGGTTTTTGGTTAGGAGAAACAACAAATTAAGAAGAAATCCAGCACCCCAGCAAGAAGTGATGTGTTTTTAGCCTTCCCCCATAAAGAAGCGGGGCCCAGGAGGTCCTGGTCTGTGCATGGGCATCCCCAAAGCTTTCCAAGTGCCTGTGCTCTGTCTGGGTGATTAGTTAGGAGGCAGCGatgcaaaagggaagaaattcTTACGAAATTCCTGAAAACAGCCTGGAAGAGAAGAGGAActctgggggggtcagggccgGGTGCCACAGCTGCTAGGCACAGATTTGGGGTGGCCTGGTCCCCGGCAGATGCCCCTGGGCTCtgcgtccccccaccccagcacagaGGAGGGTGCCGAGCAGCTCCGCAATAGCAGTttgggcaggcaggcagacaaacaggcaggcgcaggcaggcAGCCGCGCAGCCGTGCACTGCCCCTTCCTTCCCGCAGCCTGCTCCTTGCTGTGAAAAAGGCCGGTTTTCTCTCCAAAACGGCTCCCTCGCAGGACAGGCGACATTTGCTCCCGCTCTCCGGCAGAAGCGAAACCCTATCCCTGTCCTCAGTGCTCCGCTTGGGTTTCTCAGGGCTATTTCTGGCTCTTGGCTCCTTCGCCTCCAGTGTTTCCACTGGCTCTCTCCATCTTTTTtccactccttccctcctctgctgccctcACCTCCCCGTGCCCTCAGCCAAGCGTCCTTCCCATGGCCCCGCCGCGACGGCTGCTCCCTGAAATGGGCTGCCAAGGCGGATTATTGCCATCGCTAATCTGCATTCACCCTCCTCCCcgtcctcccctgctcctcccttcTCCAAATTGCTGCTATACGGCACCGGTGTGCGGTGCCGCACGGGCTGGCCGGCCGCCCCGAAACGGCCAACGCTGGGAGAACCACCGTGCCAGGGCTGGTGTGAGTAGGGGGCTGTGGTGGCCGGGTGGTGACTGATGTGTCCCCAGGGTGGGAGGTTGGGTGGCAATCCAGCCATCTCCTGTGGGTTGTTTATTTTATCTCCTCgggttgtttgtttattttatttttttttttcccatccctgcCCTTCCCGTGTCCTTTGGCGGCAGCAGGAGCCGGGAAGCCCATCTGCGGTGGGTCGGGGTGCTGCGGTTGCTCCTCTGCGGGTCCTACCCCGTGTGGCCTCTGCTCGGCAGGGAGATGCCGCTGGAGGACGGGGACCCGGTGAGGCAGAGGGGACAGCGGGTCAACGGCGAGGTCAGCGGTACCCCCGGGCTTGGGGGGACGGGAGACCCCCCGCTCCGGGGCACGCCAGCGCCCGACGGCAGCGGGACGGAGGCGACGGCAGAGGGCCGGGACCCGGGGCCAGCACTGGGTGACAGGGACGTGAGCGCCGGGGGGGCCCCGCAGCAAGCGGGGCAGCATGAGGAAGCCCTGATGACCGAGCTCTCGGAGCTGGTGCAGAAGGtggtgaagagcagcagctggtgggaacGGCACGGCGTGGATATCGGCATCCtcgcctgcagcttcctcctgctcccagcaggtAATCTGACTTAGCCCCTCCaaactgcagctggggggggCGGTTCCGTTGCCTTCTCACGGCTTTTTGCACTGCTGGTACAACTTTGTGCTGGAAGCCTATTAGCAGCCTATTAAGCCTGTAACGAAGCCACAATAACCCCTTCACCCCGTGCCGTGGGGCACCCTGACCCCGCTGGAAACCCACAGTGGGTGATGGTGGCACCTGGGGTACAGCCTGGGGTGAGGGGACAGTGCCTGGGCAGATGGGGACGGAGAGCGGCATGGTCCATCCGTGCCCTGCCATGGGGCAGGGAAACCCTGGCAGTTTTGGTGACGACGGCCCCGGCCACGGTGGGTGCAGGGGGACAGTTGAGGTTGGGGCTCCAGCGGCGCAGTCGGAAAGCTGCAGCTGGTGCCTTCTCTTGCTTTTGAACTCCTGGGGATGCTGAAATCCTGGCAGGGTCATTTGTCACCAGTGGGATCCTAGCCAGAGCTGCGGGATGGGACCTGGCACCAGCAACGCCTGGTGCCATCACGGCTGGAAGTGGCCAAACCTTCAGCACGAGGACAAGCGTGGCTGGTCCAACTGTGCAGGGTGGTGTGGAGGGAAGCTTTCTGGCTCAGGCAGTTTAAATACCTGTAACTATGAGTGAAAAACAGGTTTAGGGCAGTGGCTCGCATGTGTGGGTGTAGCAAACTACTCCAGCCCAGCTGCAAGCAGAGAGAGGTGAGGACGAGTATGAGCTCCTGCCTGGCTGGTTTCTCCATAGGGTTCCTGTGCCTGCGGTCAGCCCAGGCCATCCCTTTCCTGGCGGGTGTCCTCACCCTCGGCGTGGTGCATCACACCTTGACCGTGAAGGGCAGTCACCTAGCCAGCCACAACGCCTTGACGGAGTCCAAGTCCTGGGGCAAAGTCTGGGCcatcttcttcattgaggtgagcagGGCCAGGGGGGTTGGGTGAcagctccctccccccccgccaaagCCCCATCAGCACCTTGCCAGCACCCCAAGCCCTTCAGGAACAGCCACTGGAGAAGAAGATGGATCCGAACCCTTCCTGATCCGTGGGCAGGAGGGTTAAACGTAAAGCAACGCTACACTGGAGAGCACCAGGAACAGCCCTGCTGGTGGGGCTTTGCCTGGCGGCAGCGGGGCAAGAGGGGAGCCCCCAGCTGGGGACGGCTCCTGTGGTGCGCTGGgctgtggggttttgtgttggtCCCCTTGACCACAGGGCTGCCGAGCAGGATAATGAGTTGTGGGGAGTGGTGGGAATGGTTTCCGGCGCTTAACTCTTAAGAAGGCCATTTCCAGACTGGTTTGGAGCCTGTGGGGTGCAGAGCATCTCCCCTGGGTACCTCTCCTGCCAGTCCAAGCCAGGTGGTGCCTGATCCTGGTGCCGTGGCTGTAGGCATcacctctcctttctcttccctcccagctctgctcagctTTCACGGCCGAGCAAGGCACCTACAACCACGTGAAGATCCACCACGGCTACACCAATGTCATCGGCCTGGGGGACTCCAGCACCTGGAAGCTTCCTTTTCTGAACCGCTATGTCTACATGTTCATCGCACCTCTCGCGGTGCCCATCATAACCCCTCTGGTTGCTCTTGGTACGTGTCCCAGCTGCCTCGGGATGGGGTTCTGGGTATGGTGAGCTTGTTACTGTCCAGATCTCACCCCACCAAAGGGTTCTGCTTTGTCTGGAGGCATCACATGAACTACACCAGCCCACAGCGAGACACAGGGCTGCAGCGAAGGCAGGTGATGCTGCATCTGTTCCGGGGAAGGCATCTACTGCGTGTCTCCTTTCTGCTGGTGCTCAGAAATGCTTCACGTTTTCCTATGTTGGGTCAAGTGTTGGAAAGCCATTGTGAGCCTGAAGCGCCCCAAATTTGCTCTCCTTTGATTCAGACCCTTGGCCATAGCAGGGTTCACCATCACATGGGTCTCTGCCTGGTCAGAGCATCATAATGATTTTGCTGACTGCATGCAAGGTGAAGGTGTGGGAGTCTACAGGGACCAGGATGCAACGAGCTTGGGCAGACAAGGCAGTGGCTCAGGGGAAATAATGGTGCCAGGAAACGATCGGGGAGAAAAGCCTAGAAAATAGTAAAAGGCTGAGGAAACCCAGTCCATCGGGCTGAACACACAGCTCTGGGCAATGCCAAAAATGCAGACGATGACTTGGCAAATTGTAAGAAATGAAGATGCAGCCAAATCCCCATGTGATAATGCACAGCTGGAGCCTCTGCCTCACTGCCCTGGCGAAGCTCCAGGCCCCAGCCCCAGAAACCAGCGGGTCAGCAGTGCTGGGGGGTTTAAGCCAGCCTGGAGGATCGGGAAAGGGAGATGAAGAATGGGATGGGCTGTAGGTTTATCAGCATGCCGGGCAGTCTGGCCACTGGAGCAGCAGTGGCGGGGAAGCATCAGCACCTTGACTATgtgctgcctcttcttcctcgCACAGATTTGTTGAGGAACGTGGAATGGAAAGTAGCTCTCCGGACCCTCTGCTGCATGTTTCTGGGTCTTTACTGCCATTACTGGCTGCTGCTCCACGTCTCGGGCTTCCAGTCGCCGTGGTCCGCCCTGCTCTGTATGCTGCTCACCCGCTCCCTCCTGGCCCATCCCTACATCCATGTCAACATATTCCAGGTAGAGATCTGAAGCTCCGAGATGTCCTGATGCTGCTGGAGACAGGCCAACCACCACCCAGCACTGGTGACATAGCCCTGACACTGCTGGCTGGGGCTTGTGTCAGCTTAAGGCGAGCGGCCTCGATCGTCACGTCCCTCGTGCCAATGTTGTCACGTCCCTCGTGCCAGTGTTGTCACAGGGAGGATCAGGATGGTGGTGCTGGGGTGGAAAGCGGTGGCCCTGGGACAATGTCAGGGCAGAGGGGTG
This window of the Accipiter gentilis chromosome 10, bAccGen1.1, whole genome shotgun sequence genome carries:
- the FADS6 gene encoding fatty acid desaturase 6; this translates as MPLEDGDPVRQRGQRVNGEVSGTPGLGGTGDPPLRGTPAPDGSGTEATAEGRDPGPALGDRDVSAGGAPQQAGQHEEALMTELSELVQKVVKSSSWWERHGVDIGILACSFLLLPAGFLCLRSAQAIPFLAGVLTLGVVHHTLTVKGSHLASHNALTESKSWGKVWAIFFIELCSAFTAEQGTYNHVKIHHGYTNVIGLGDSSTWKLPFLNRYVYMFIAPLAVPIITPLVALDLLRNVEWKVALRTLCCMFLGLYCHYWLLLHVSGFQSPWSALLCMLLTRSLLAHPYIHVNIFQHIGLPMFAADRKPKRIHLMSLGVLNLPRNALLDWSFGHSLISCHVEHHLFPSLSDNMCLKIKPIVSQYLKQKKLPYNEDTYASRLRLFLQRYEELMVHAPPITELVGIQ